One window from the genome of Clupea harengus chromosome 19, Ch_v2.0.2, whole genome shotgun sequence encodes:
- the arhgef1a gene encoding rho guanine nucleotide exchange factor 1a isoform X4, which produces MSRVADLSKLRQERMREINQRNKEKERMRELEREAREREACYSNGHLYTSLTVSATTLCSACNKSITAKEALSCPTCNVTIHNRCRDSLPNCAKMKQRQQKMALTRSTSAYQNVTLRNKSTMMRERPSSAIYPSDSLRQSLLGSRRGRSTLSLSKSVSTNNIAGTLNDDSPLGLRRILSQSTDSLNFRSRTMSMESLNDEGEAYYTSMLEEMEIEGRDFEPDSWSTAVDSTYLQTHRKDIIKRQDVIYELIQTEMHHMRTLRIMEGVLRRGMLEEVQLEPGVVNVLFPCLDRLLLLHQNLLGQLLLRRNHCMQPGSQHNFTIHQLGDILLEQFSGQKADEMRKTYAEFCSRHLKAVKRYKELFAREKRLQYFVRRVSRGPLLRRHGYQECILLVTQRITKYPVLVQRICDNTKENPEEAESLTQALVLLRELLSSVDEQVLELERTHRLQEIQARLDPRVEAKLRSGALFRPAELSRRRLIHEGTLLWKTPGSRLKDVQVLLMTDILVFLQEKDQRFIFPCLDKPAVVSLQNLLVRDIANQERGFFLISSESSPPEMYELHAASKDDRNTWIRAIQQTVLRCPSRQEFPLIETEDKALLRRLKADIQHKDREVMELLQERVTLFADLVEVTGCHEVMLPHNSRNLFRADTPQAPRAEGLLTEAMSEVDKLTELLLGSNMEVPFSYSTNGHHSLTGALVINGQEVIINGAPESPASHDRNGNQMEDRTQSEEVSQRLVNLSARLHALQAAVIKQDSILEFYLRGSSMAPEGTGGRVVRSLSRDGGTEGGVGELTLLQRQHSLLQEELVRLRGAEGRLKDCEKHRVHLEKQLKEIKSNNSAAPGDSSGTAASRQALPRRESDTDPNTDTQLASQESMDQSDGLQGCSDVDIISDDDDDDVGDDEDVKLSPRSESPRDLQDIPEEETAEHRELEVSQC; this is translated from the exons ATGTCTCGAGTTGCGGATCTGTCCAAACTCCGTCAGGAGAGAATGCGAGAGATCAATCAACGG AATAAGGAGAAGGAGCGCATGcgtgagctggagagggaggcgAGGGAGCGGGAGGCTTGCTATAGCAACGGACACCTCTACACCTCCCTAACTGTCTCCGCGACAACGCTCTGCTCGGCTTGTAACAAGAGCATCACTGCCAAAGAGGCCCTCAGCTGCCCca CCTGCAATGTCACCATCCACAACCGATGCCGAGACtcactgcccaactgcgccaAAATGAAACAGAGG CAACAGAAGATGGCATTAACAAGGTCCACTTCGGCATATCAGAATGTCACGCTGCGCAACAAGA GTACCATGATGAGGGAGCGGCCCAGCTCAGCCATCTACCCGTCCGACAGCCTCCGCCAATCACTGCTCGGCTCTCGCCGCGGACGCTCCACCCTCTCGCTCTCCAAGAGCGTCTCCACCAATAACATCGCAGG GACTCTGAATGATGACTCTCCTTTGGGGCTGCGCAGGATTCTCTCTCAGTCAACAGACTCACTCAACTTTAGAAGCAGAACCATGTCTATGGAGTCTCTTAATGACGAGG GAGAGGCCTATTACACGTCTAtgctggaggagatggagattgAGGGGCGGGACTTTGAACCCGATTCATGGAGTACAGCTGTCGACTCTACCTACCTGCAGACTCACCGCAAAGATATCATCAAGAGACAAGATGTCATCTACG AGTTGATCCAGACGGAGATGCACCACATGCGGACGCTGCGCATCATGGAGGGGGTGCTGCGGCGGGGCATGCTGGAGGAGGTGCAGCTGGAGCCGGGCGTGGTCAACGTGCTCTTCCCCTGCCTGGaccgcctgctgctgctgcaccagAACCTCCTGGGCCAGCTGCTCCTGCGCCGCAACCACTGCATGCAGCCCGGCAGCCAGCACAACTTCACCATCCACCAGCTGGGCGATATCCTTCTGGAGCAG ttctcAGGGCAGAAGGCTGATGAGATGAGGAAGACATACGCAGAGTTCTGCAGTCGGCACCTGAAGGCGGTGAAGCGCTACAAAGAGCTTTTTGCCCGAGAAAAGAGACTCCAGTACTTCGTACGG cgAGTGAGTCGGGGCCCTCTCCTGCGTCGTCATGGTTACCAGGAGTGCATCCTTCTGGTCACCCAGCGCATCACCAAATACCCTGTCCTGGTCCAGCGTATCTGCGACAACACTAAGG AAAAcccagaggaggctgagagtCTGACCCAGGCGCTGGTGCTGCTGAGGGAGCTGCTGAGCTCCGTGGACGAGCAGGTCCTGGAGCTGGAGCGCACGCATCGGCTGCAGGAGATCCAGGCCAGACTGGACCCGCGCGTCGAGGCCAAACTGCGCTCTGGCGCCCTCTTCAGGCCTGCCGAGCTGTCACGACGACGGCTCATCCATGAGGGAACGCTGCTGTGGAAAACCCCTGGCTCCAGactcaaag atgtaCAGGTCTTACTGATGACAGATATCCTGGTGTTCCTGCAAGAAAAAGATCAAAGATTCATCTTCCCCTGCCtg GACAAGCCAGCAGTTGTCTCCCTGCAGAATCTCCTGGTGAGGGACATAGCCAATCAGGAGCGAGGGTTCTTCCTCATCAGCAGTGAGTCCAGCCCCCCAGAGATGTACGAGCTTCACGCCGCCTCAAAAGATGACCGTAATACCTGGATACGCGCCATACAGCAAACTGTtctcag ATGTCCCTCTAGACAGGAGTTCCCTCTGATAGAGACCGAAGATAAGGCCTTACTGCGCAGACTCAAAG CGGATATCCAGCACAAGGACAGGGAGGTGATGGAGCTGCTCCAGGAGCGCGTGACGCTCTTCGCTGACCTTGTCGAGGTCACGGGATGTCATGAGGTCATGCTGCCGCACAACTCCAGGAACCTGTTCAGAGCTGACACACCCCAGGCCCCCCGTGCTGAGGGACTGCTCACTGAAGCCATGAGCGAGG TTGACAAGTTGACTGAGCTGTTGCTGGGGTCCAATATGGAGGTGCCTTTTTCCTACAGCACCAACGGCCACCACAGTCTGACAGGAGCACTAGTCATCA ATGGACAAGAGGTGATTATTAATGGTGCTCCAGAATCCCCGGCCTCTCAT GATCGCAATGGCAATCAGATGGAGGATAGAACACAAAGTGAG gaggtgtCCCAGAGGTTGGTGAATCTAAGTGCCCGGCTTCACGCTCTTCAG GCTGCTGTGATCAAGCAGGATTCCATTTTGGAGTTCTACCTGCGCGGGAGTTCCATGGCCCCTGAGGGTACGGGCGGGCGCGTGGTGCGCTCCCTGTCACGTGACGGGGGCACTGAGGGGGGCGTGGGGGAGCTGACGCTGCTCCAGAGGCAGCACAgcctgctgcaggaggagctggtGAGGCTGCGGGGCGCAGAGGGCCGCCTCAAGGACTGCGAGAAGCACCGCGTCCATCTGGAGAAGCAGCTGAAAGAGATCAAGAGCAACAACAGCGCCGCCCCGGGGGACAGCAGTGGTACTGCAGCATCACGGCAG GCTCTGCCACGCAGGGAAAGTGACACAGACCCAAACACGGACACCCAGTTAGCTAGTCAGGAATCCATGGACCAATCAGATGGCTTGCAGGGCTGCAGTGATGTGGACATTATCtctgacgacgatgatgatgatgttggagatgatgaagatgtgAAGTTGTCACCACGCTCAGAGAGCCCAAGAg ATCTGCAGGACATTCCAGAGGAGGAGACAGCGGAACACCGCGAACTGGAGGTGTCTCAATGCTAA